From the genome of Geoglobus ahangari, one region includes:
- a CDS encoding MJ0144 family RNA dihydrouridine synthase-like protein, translating to MIFPNRLVLSAMAGINDWRFVRDKRAGMVVLGGFNADRDSNEAAKRAAERGRREFVFSDPVREIERQISMLHGFRGVVAVNVRSKSLDGYAEVARVAGDHGAVVEINAHCRQPEFLEIGCGQSLLFNQHKLAEIVERASKHAEVVVKIRGGLDVDYLSLSQLLFDSGALMIHVDAMIPGGGADYELVKLISSVGNTIGNNSVVDVNSARRMLESGAKLVSLARAVLKDERIFDRLLRDNLLSSSVEVV from the coding sequence ATGATCTTCCCTAACAGGCTCGTACTCTCCGCAATGGCTGGAATAAACGACTGGAGGTTTGTGAGGGACAAGAGGGCAGGCATGGTTGTGCTCGGAGGATTCAACGCGGACAGGGACAGCAATGAGGCTGCAAAAAGGGCAGCGGAAAGGGGGAGGAGGGAGTTCGTATTCTCCGATCCGGTTAGGGAGATAGAGAGGCAGATCTCCATGCTCCACGGGTTCAGGGGTGTGGTCGCGGTGAACGTGAGGTCAAAGAGCCTGGATGGATATGCGGAGGTTGCGAGGGTCGCTGGAGATCACGGGGCGGTTGTTGAGATCAACGCCCACTGCAGGCAGCCCGAGTTCCTCGAAATTGGCTGTGGCCAGTCCCTGCTCTTCAACCAGCATAAACTTGCGGAGATTGTTGAGAGAGCGTCAAAGCATGCGGAGGTGGTGGTGAAGATCAGGGGAGGGCTTGACGTGGACTACCTCTCCCTCTCTCAGCTCCTTTTCGACTCCGGAGCTCTCATGATCCACGTGGATGCGATGATCCCCGGAGGCGGGGCGGATTATGAGCTTGTCAAGCTCATCTCTTCGGTTGGAAACACGATCGGAAACAACTCTGTGGTTGATGTTAATTCTGCAAGAAGGATGCTCGAAAGCGGGGCGAAGCTTGTCTCACTCGCGAGGGCGGTTTTGAAGGATGAAAGGATTTTCGACCGCCTTCTTCGTGATAACCTTCTTTCCTCGAGTGTTGAGGTGGTGTGA
- the gyrA gene encoding DNA gyrase subunit A, translating into MEVVKDLNEELKSSYIDYAMSVIVGRALPDVRDGLKPVQRRILYAMYEMGLFSNRPYRKSARIVGDVLGKYHPHGDSAVYDALVRMAQDFNMRYPLIDGQGNFGSIDGDEPAAMRYTEARLTKIAEEMLADIDKDTVDFVPNFDATLKEPVTLPGKFPNLLVNGSSGIAVGMATNMPPHNLREVCDAIIAYIRDEDISVEELMKYVKGPDFPTGGVIVGVDGIRKAYKTGRGKITVRGKVEIEDGAIIIREIPYQVNKANLVEKIAQLVRDGKIDEIKTVRDESDREGIRVVVELKSGANVNVVINKLYKYTQLQTTFGIINLALVDNQPVVLSLKDLIAEFVRHRREIVRRRTEYELKKAEDRLHIVEGLKIAVENIDEAIEIIKKSESVSVARERLMERFELTEKQADAILQMRLQKLTAMEIDALIKEYEELKRKIAELREILESKAKIDEIIIRETEEIKQKYGDERRTRILRSAEEISEEDLISEEENLLVITRSGYAKRVDLKSFRAQGRGGSGVIGVNLKSDDAITFVGTVNSTHRLILFSNRGRAFWINAYEIPKMERTARGGNLRHLIGLENGEYIVSALSVEDFEGRALILTRDGHIKAIEVEEFVNAKRAGITAVSGEILAVKPMAGKEVIISTKNGMLARFDASEVPVYGRNAKGVKAIRLKEGDEIAWMDCGDGREVLILSEGGYGKRTPLEEFRKIGRGGQGVICFRTRDKTGRVVFAEFVRENGIFALSSDGNAILVEIEQISVQGRNTSGVIVARSGIERAVQVRI; encoded by the coding sequence ATGGAGGTAGTTAAGGATCTCAACGAGGAGCTGAAGAGCTCGTATATCGACTACGCGATGAGCGTTATTGTCGGGAGAGCTCTCCCGGATGTGAGGGACGGGCTGAAGCCGGTGCAGAGGAGAATTCTGTACGCGATGTACGAGATGGGGCTTTTCAGCAACAGGCCATACAGGAAGTCTGCGAGGATTGTCGGAGACGTTCTCGGTAAGTACCACCCCCACGGGGACTCTGCCGTCTACGACGCGCTCGTCAGAATGGCTCAGGACTTCAACATGCGTTATCCGCTCATAGACGGGCAGGGCAACTTTGGAAGCATAGATGGAGATGAGCCTGCAGCAATGCGTTACACCGAGGCGAGGCTGACCAAGATCGCGGAGGAAATGCTGGCCGACATCGACAAGGACACAGTCGACTTCGTCCCCAACTTCGATGCGACGCTTAAAGAACCTGTCACGCTTCCCGGCAAGTTCCCCAACCTGCTGGTCAACGGTTCGAGCGGAATTGCCGTTGGAATGGCGACGAACATGCCCCCCCACAACCTGAGGGAGGTGTGCGACGCTATAATTGCCTACATCAGGGACGAGGACATAAGCGTCGAGGAACTGATGAAGTACGTGAAGGGGCCCGACTTCCCGACCGGTGGGGTGATAGTCGGAGTTGACGGGATAAGGAAAGCCTACAAGACTGGCAGGGGGAAGATAACGGTCAGGGGGAAGGTGGAGATTGAGGACGGTGCGATAATCATCAGGGAGATCCCCTATCAGGTTAACAAGGCAAATCTCGTGGAGAAAATCGCTCAGCTCGTGAGAGACGGGAAGATTGACGAAATAAAGACAGTCAGGGACGAGTCTGACAGAGAGGGGATCAGGGTCGTGGTAGAGCTGAAGAGCGGGGCGAATGTAAACGTGGTCATAAACAAGCTCTACAAGTACACCCAGCTCCAGACGACCTTCGGAATAATCAACCTCGCCCTCGTGGACAACCAGCCCGTGGTTCTCAGCCTCAAGGACCTCATCGCAGAGTTCGTCAGGCACAGAAGGGAGATAGTGAGGAGGAGGACTGAGTACGAGCTGAAGAAGGCTGAGGACAGGCTCCACATAGTCGAGGGGCTGAAGATCGCGGTAGAGAATATAGATGAGGCGATAGAGATAATCAAAAAGTCGGAAAGCGTTTCCGTGGCGAGAGAGAGGCTCATGGAGAGGTTCGAGCTAACCGAAAAGCAGGCAGACGCGATACTTCAGATGAGGCTGCAGAAGCTGACGGCCATGGAGATCGACGCTCTGATAAAGGAGTATGAGGAGTTAAAGAGGAAGATAGCCGAGCTCAGGGAGATTCTGGAAAGTAAGGCAAAGATAGACGAGATAATCATCCGGGAGACCGAGGAGATCAAGCAGAAGTACGGGGATGAGAGGAGGACGAGGATTCTGAGGAGCGCAGAGGAGATAAGCGAGGAAGACCTGATTTCCGAGGAGGAGAACCTGCTGGTGATAACGAGGAGCGGGTATGCCAAGAGGGTGGATCTGAAGTCCTTTAGAGCTCAGGGAAGAGGGGGCTCGGGAGTCATAGGTGTCAATCTGAAGAGCGATGACGCGATTACCTTCGTTGGGACGGTCAACTCAACCCACAGGCTCATCCTGTTCAGCAACAGGGGGAGGGCTTTCTGGATAAACGCCTACGAGATACCCAAGATGGAGAGGACTGCGAGGGGCGGGAACCTTAGGCACCTGATAGGGCTTGAGAATGGCGAGTATATCGTTTCGGCCCTCTCAGTCGAAGATTTTGAGGGAAGGGCATTGATACTGACGAGAGACGGGCACATCAAGGCGATAGAGGTGGAGGAGTTCGTCAACGCCAAGAGGGCGGGGATAACCGCGGTTTCAGGCGAGATCCTTGCGGTGAAGCCGATGGCAGGAAAAGAGGTGATAATCTCGACCAAAAACGGAATGCTGGCGAGGTTTGATGCCTCTGAGGTTCCGGTTTACGGCAGGAACGCGAAGGGTGTGAAGGCGATCAGGCTTAAGGAGGGCGATGAGATCGCGTGGATGGACTGCGGAGATGGAAGGGAGGTTCTGATACTCTCTGAAGGTGGTTACGGCAAGAGAACACCGCTTGAGGAGTTCAGGAAGATCGGGAGGGGCGGTCAGGGAGTAATATGCTTCAGGACGAGGGACAAGACGGGCAGAGTTGTGTTTGCCGAGTTTGTTAGAGAGAATGGGATCTTTGCGCTGAGCAGTGACGGAAACGCCATTCTCGTCGAGATCGAGCAGATCTCCGTTCAGGGGAGGAACACGAGCGGAGTGATCGTAGCAAGGAGCGGAATTGAGAGGGCGGTTCAGGTGAGAATATGA
- a CDS encoding cupin domain-containing protein, translated as MRLEVQKWEDRGAYRVSRLHTFDEKTFVQLVEIKGKVSEHYHSIQTEVFVIVEGSGRIGIGDEVFSVRCGDVLLCEPGKVHFAEGEMKILVFKYNYAENDSHWINLSSPEGE; from the coding sequence ATGAGGCTTGAAGTCCAAAAATGGGAGGACAGGGGTGCCTACAGGGTATCGAGGCTGCACACGTTCGACGAGAAAACGTTCGTCCAGCTCGTTGAGATCAAAGGAAAGGTGAGTGAGCACTACCACAGCATCCAGACGGAGGTTTTCGTGATAGTTGAGGGGAGCGGCAGGATAGGCATTGGAGATGAGGTGTTCAGCGTTAGGTGCGGTGATGTGCTTCTCTGCGAGCCGGGAAAGGTGCACTTTGCAGAGGGAGAGATGAAGATCCTCGTGTTCAAGTACAACTATGCCGAAAACGACAGCCACTGGATAAATTTAAGTTCTCCTGAGGGAGAGTGA